A single region of the Fusarium keratoplasticum isolate Fu6.1 chromosome 7, whole genome shotgun sequence genome encodes:
- a CDS encoding Isochorismatase domain-containing protein: protein MKFPSLLAAAMLPAAIIGKKDSGFKYERLDKDDAVLLIVDIQEGLINVVRDFDPLVYHHQAIAHAAIAEAFDIPVVITTSADSGPNGPLVREIKEMHPNAPLIQRQGEINSWDSEEFRNAVIATNRTQVIIAGIVTDVCTTFLALSLREEGFSVWANVEASGTSSILVREVANDRMARAGVQTVSLYTIIAELMRDWRNVPGAEKIFPWSDKYMPLWGHLIRAHGYAVTNGTLSPGQEGLL, encoded by the exons ATGAAGTTTCCTTCTCTCCTCGCCGCAGCAATGCTCCCCGCGGCCATTATCGGCAAAAAGGACTCAGGCTTCAAGTACGAGCGACTGGACAAGGACGACGCC gtcCTCCTTATTGTGGATATCCAGGAGGGTCTGATTAACGTCGTGAGGGACTTTGATCCCCTTGTCTACCACCACCAGGCTATTGCGCATGCAGCCATTGCAGAAGCCTTTGACATCCCGGTCGTCATCACCACTTCAGCCGACTCAG GCCCCAACGGCCCGCTCGTCCGCGAAATCAAAGAGATGCATCCCAACGCCCCCCTGATCCAGAGACAGGGCGAGATCAACTCTTGGGACAGCGAAGAGTTCCGCAACGCAGTGATAGCAACCAACAGAACTCAAGTCATCATTGCTGGCATTGTAACCGACGTGTGCACCACATTCCTCGCCCTTTCTCTCCGTGAGGAGGGTTTTTCAGTCTGGGCCAACGTTGAGGCATCAGGCACTAGCTCAATTCTGGTTCGCGAGGTTGCCAACGATCGCATGGCAAGGGCTGGTGTGCAGACGGTCAGCCTGTATACCATTATTGCAGAGCTGATGCGTGATTGGCGAAACGTTCCTGGTGCCGAGAAGATCTTCCCCTGGTCTGATAAGTACATGCCGCTCTGGGGTCACCTTATCCGAGCCCACGGTTACGCAGTCACCAACGGGACTCTTTCCCCTGGACAGGAAGGGCTTCTCTAA
- a CDS encoding Amidohydro-rel domain-containing protein — MASSTEASSIRVSGQTDFILIKGATIITVNAEEDILEDCDVLIRGDRIAALGKNLPQPEGVTGEVIDGADSIVIPGFVDGHHHMWQQMLRGVATDWSLLDYMISMRSVYGSLFTPEDVYLSTYVGALSLLNNGITSVLDHCHIINSPDHADAAVKALKDAGIRGTFCYGFYANPPSNDSGASATAEFTHSERLADAARIREKHFGDNHPGHQLLTFGVAPNEVEAQEFDDTAREIAEARGLGARIVTMHVAHGPMDLLHKQTVQKLADAGALKSDLVFAHGASLTDSELREICASGAGVVSTPDTELQMGMGFPVAFRARDGGCRAGLGIDITSNQGNDFIAQMRLALQTQRAVENEKRIPVTVSRKTSEVLRIATVGGAEVMRINDLVGRLVVGMKADVVMIKCDDIESSPVASATGAVVFNASVGHIDTVIVDGQVRKRNGKLVADWEPLRDEMRRRAAAIKTKAAGHDLAAARERWMSAVKL, encoded by the coding sequence ATGGCATCATCCACCGAGGCCTCTAGTATCCGGGTTTCCGGGCAAACCGACTTTATCTTGATCAAAGGGGcgaccatcatcaccgtcaacgccgaggaggacatccTCGAAGACTGCGATGTTCTCATCCGAGGAGACCGCATTGCCGCCTTGGGCAAGAATCTGCCCCAGCCAGAGGGAGTAACTGGGGAAGTCATTGACGGAGCAGACTCGATTGTCATCCCAGGCTTTGTCGATGGCCACCATCACATGTGGCAACAGATGCTCCGGGGTGTCGCTACAGACTGGTCGTTGCTCGACTACATGATCAGCATGCGGAGTGTGTACGGGAGCCTCTTCACGCCCGAGGATGTTTACTTGTCTACCTATGTTGGTGCGCTGAGCCTGCTCAACAATGGCATCACTTCTGTGCTTGACCACTGCCATATCATCAATTCTCCAGATCATGCCGATGCGGCTGTAAAAGCGCTTAAGGACGCTGGTATCCGAGGGACATTTTGTTACGGATTTTACGCGAACCCCCCTAGTAATGACTCTGGAGCTTCTGCGACTGCAGAGTTTACCCACTCGGAGCGACTCGCTGACGCCGCGAGAATTCGGGAGAAACACTTTGGCGATAACCATCCGGGGCATCAGCTTCTGACATTTGGTGTTGCGCCCAACGAGGTTGAAGCGCAGGAGTTTGACGACACAGCCCGTGAGATTGCCGAAGCCCGCGGCCTCGGGGCTCGCATCGTCACTATGCATGTCGCCCACGGCCCCATGGATCTCTTACACAAGCAGACTGTGCAGAAGCTCGCAGACGCCGGTGCACTTAAGTCCGATCTCGTCTTCGCTCACGGGGCTTCACTCACCGACAGTGAGTTACGCGAAATCTGTGCCTCAGGAGCGGGAGTTGTGAGCACCCCTGACACCGAGCTACAGATGGGCATGGGGTTCCCTGTTGCTTTCAGAGCTCGCGACGGAGGTTGCCGAGCCGGGTTGGGCATCGACATCACGTCAAATCAGGGAAACGATTTCATTGCACAGATGAGGCTGGCTTTGCAGACACAGCGTGCTGTGGAGAATGAGAAGCGCATACCTGTCACTGTGTCGCGCAAAACCTCGGAGGTTTTACGAATAGCGACCGTTGGCGGTGCTGAAGTGATGAGAATTAACGACTTGGTTGGGCGTCTCGTGGTTGGAATGAAAGCAGACGTGGTTATGATTAAATGTGATGACATTGAGAGCAGTCCAGTCGCGAGTGCCACAGGGGCCGTGGTCTTCAACGCTTCAGTGGGGCATATCGATACTGTCATCGTGGATGGCCAAGTAAGGAAGAGGAATGGAAAGCTTGTGGCAGATTGGGAACCATTGAGGGATGAAATGCGCCGTCGTGCAGCAGCCATAAAGACGAAGGCAGCGGGACATGACTTGGCGGCCGCACGGGAGCGTTGGATGAGCGCTGTTAAGTTATGA
- a CDS encoding MFS domain-containing protein, with product MAADLESTQEKPAILEDSHHDQQSNESDQTAIEQEQETKDNVVDWDGPDDPQNPRNWPEWKRMTQVVLASAFLLTANLAATMFAPGAAALAKEFHITSSTIVSLTVSIYLCGFAVGPMFIAPLSELYGRLVIYHTCNVIYIGFIIGCALSKNTGMFLAFRFIAGCAASGPLTVGGGTVADVVPPAQRGRVMSLWMIGPLLGPVLGPIIGGFVSESIGWRWTFWIITILAGVSFMTSIFLLHETNAVVLLKWKAARLRKETGNNALVSKMDKGLPPRQLFLRAITRPTKLLFLSPIVLLLSLLCAFVFGLLFILFTTFPTVFEEQYHFSAGISGLSYLGVGIGMVVSLGAYATVSDKLQKALGDSPKPEGRLKPMIWAMPAVPIGIFWYGWAAEKQTHWIVPILGTSLFGFGFLWIITPTQLYLVDAFGPEAAASALAANVILRLLFAAFIPLAGPSLYADLGLGWGNSVLGFIGVAFLPVPLFFYRYGGWLRERFAVKL from the exons ATGGCAGCCGATTTGGAGTCCACCCAGGAGAAGCCAGCCATATTGGAAGACAGCCACCATGACCAACAATCCAACGAGTCTGACCAAACAGCAATtgaacaagaacaagagacaAAGGACAATGTCGTCGACTGGGATGGGCCAGACGATCCCCAAAACCCCCGAAACTGGCCAGAATGGAAACGCATGACCCAAGTCGTCCTCGCCAGTGCTTTCTTGCTCACTGC AAACCTCGCCGCGACAATGTTTGCACCTGGAGCTGCCGCGCTTGCCAAGGAGTTCCATATCACCAGCTCCACCATCGTCAGTCTCACCGTGTCCATTTACCTCTGCGGTTTCGCCGTTGGGCCAATGTTCATTGCACCGCTATCCGAACTGTATGGACGCCTTGTCATCTACCACACCTGCAATGTCATTTacattggcttcatcatcggATGTGCGCTGAGCAAAAACACGGGCATGTTTCTCGCTTTTCGATTTATTGCCGGATGTGCTGCTTCAGGCCCATTGACGGTTGGCGGAGGAACTGTCGCCGACGTCGTCCCGCCAGCTCAGCGTGGGAGGGTGATGTCTCTATGGATGATAGGACCACTCCTAGGACCA GTCTTGGGCCCGATTATTGGTGGCTTTGTGTCTGAATCAATTGGCTGGCGATGGACTTTTTGGATCATCACAATCCTA GCAGGAGTATCGTTTATGACATcaatcttcctcctccacgagACCAATGCCGTCGTGCTGCTAAAATGGAAAGCTGCTCGCCTCCGGAAAGAAACTGGCAATAATGCTCTGGTTTCCAAGATGGATAAAGGCCTGCCCCCCCGCCAGCTATTCCTCCGCGCTATTACTCGACCAACGAAGCTTCTCTTCCTATCGCCGATCgtactcctcctctccctcctaTGCGCCTTCGTTTTCGGCCTCCTCTTTATTCTGTTCACCACGTTTCCCACCGTCTTTGAGGAACAATACCACTTCTCCGCCGGTATTTCTGGCCTGTCATATCTCGGCGTTGGAATTGGAATGGTCGTCTCTCTCGGAGCCTACGCCACTGTGAGCGACAAGTTGCAAAAGGCACTTGGAGATTCGCCCAAACCTGAAGGACGCCTAAAGCCCATGATATGGGCCATGCCGGCCGTGCCCATCGGTATCTTCTGGTACGGCTGGGCAGCTGAAAAGCAGACTCACTGGATCGTGCCCATCCTCGGCACCTCCTTGTTTGGATTCGGCTTTCTATGGATCATAACGCCAACTCAGCTCTACTTGGTGGATGCTTTTGGCCCTGAGGCTGCCGCCTCTGCGTTGGCTGCCAACGTGATTCTCCGACTTCTTTTTGCAGCCTTCATTCCTTTGGCAGGGCCGTCTTTGTATGCTGACCTGGGACTTGGGTGGGGGAATAGCGTCCTAGGTTTTATAGGCGTTGCTTTTCTTCCAGtgcctctttttttctatCGTTATGGGGGATGGCTTAGGGAGCGTTTTGCTGTGAAGCTGTAA
- a CDS encoding Lactamase-B domain-containing protein, protein MSDVSIEFISTGRVKMREPMSGQPITNRNTTLRLLRSFTGEWTPWMPIGVFLIKHPDGPILIDTGASPQCTEPGYFPTLSYLATVLNQLEVEPEDGVVSQMEKLGVRPADLQAVVLTHLHHDHAGGLKEIVEAAPNVPVFISTTHWEAFGKHPTYAAMQGCASNHWPKQFNLKLLKFDGEPVGPWSRSESITADGAVVAVETPGHVPGHLSVIVKGSSSSTDDAEKYFITGDATYSLELLERGEPDGINQDPMTAFKSLQLIKEFSRQEKVVLLVSHDVNTAARLRLKELYHPKE, encoded by the coding sequence ATGTCTGACGTTTCGATTGAGTTCATCTCGACTGGCAGGGTCAAGATGAGAGAACCAATGAGCGGACaacccatcaccaacaggAACACTACGCTCCGCCTACTCCGCTCCTTCACAGGAGAGTGGACACCATGGATGCCCATTggcgtcttcctcatcaaaCACCCCGATGGGCCCATCTTGATCGATACCGGAGCGTCACCTCAATGCACGGAACCAGGGTATTTTCCAACTTTGAGCTATCTCGCCACGGTGCTCAACCAGCTTGAGGTGGAACCAGAAGATGGCGTCGTGAGCCAAATGGAAAAGCTTGGTGTGCGTCCAGCAGACTTGCAGGCTGTGGTTCTCACACATCTACATCACGATCATGCTGGTGGCCTGAAGGAAATCGTTGAGGCTGCCCCGAATGTGCCTGTCTTCATCAGCACTACCCACTGGGAGGCCTTCGGAAAGCACCCTACCTATGCTGCTATGCAAGGTTGTGCTTCCAACCATTGGCCAAAGCAGTTCAATCTAAAGTTACTGAAGTTTGATGGAGAGCCGGTCGGGCCATGGAGTCGGTCAGAGTCCATCACAGCCGACGGAGCAGTTGTCGCAGTAGAGACACCGGGACATGTTCCGGGGCACCTCTCTGTGATTGTGAAAGGCAGCAGCTCAAGTACAGATGACGCTGAGAAGTACTTCATTACAGGCGATGCTACGTACAGTTTGGAGTTGTTGGAAAGAGGGGAGCCGGATGGCATTAACCAGGATCCAATGACCGCGTTTAAGAGCTTACAGCTCATCAAGGAGTTTTCAAGGCAGGAAAAGGTGGTCCTTCTGGTTAGCCATGATGTAAACACGGCTGCAAGGTTGCGATTGAAGGAGCTATACCATCCGAAGGAGTGA
- a CDS encoding Peptidase M20 domain-containing protein 2, whose product MTAILVHQHHNVEPSSKHQTDESLQMVRRAIASTIDAIDKHLLAVNNGIHSHPELCYQEVFAHATITDFLESQGFKVQRHAYGLDTSFVAEAGSGGRLVIFCAEYDALPDVGHGCGHNLIATASIAAFVGAASALLALGIAGRVRILGTPAEEGGGGKVKLIDAGAFADDVSAALMCHAMPAHQVKDGKAGIAAFRTLASRRLGMEFFGKNAHAGQEPWSGINALDAAVSTYTTVSMLRQQIKPHQRVQGVIEEGGKVPNIIPDYTRMTWGVRSFSSSEVDALSERVEACANGAAKASGCTVKITRAVPYKELRVNEALSMAYVSEMASLAKDVLYEEDEPSSAGTDMGNVSHVVPSFHGIFAIPTPPGVPCHNRAFADAAGTIEAHREAVKAGKGMAMVAIRVLDDADLAARVKHDFGRRSG is encoded by the exons ATGACCGCCATACTTGTCCACCAGCATCACAACGTCGAGCCATCGTCTAAGCACCAGACAGATGAGTCTCTACAAATGGTCAGGCGGGCCATTGCTTCCACCATCGACGCTATCGACAAGCATCTACTAGCAGTCAACAATGGcatccattcccatcccGAGCTCTGCTACCAAGAGGTCTTTGCTCATGCCACCATAACCGACTTCCTTGAGTCTCAAGGGTTCAAGGTCCAACGCCACGCATACGGCTTGGACACCTCCTTTGTCGCAGAGGCAGGCTCGGGTGGCCGGCTCGTCATATTCTGCGCCGAGTACGACGCTCTTCCCGACGTAGGCCACGGATGCGGTCACAACCTCATCGCCACAGCCTCCATCGCTGCCTTTGTCGGAGCTGCCAGCGCACTACTTGCACTGGGTATTGCCGGCCGCGTACGCATCCTCGGTacgcctgccgaggagggaggaggcggcAAAGTCAAGCTCATTGACGCTGGCGCCTTTGCTGATGACGTCTCTGCGGCGCTCATGTGTCACGCAATGCCAGCCCATcaggtcaaggacggcaaggctGGAATCGCTGCATTCCGGACTCTGGCATCTCGACGCCTTGGCATGGAGTTCTTTGGCAAAAATGCTCACGCCGGACAGGAGCCTTGGAGCGGCATAAACGCTCTGGATGCTGCCGTCAGCACATACACAACGGTGTCTATGCTTCGGCAGCAGATCAAACCACATCAGAGGGTACAAGGAGTTATAGAAGAGGGAGGAAAGGTCCCAAACATCATTCCGGACTATACGAGGATGACTTGGGGTGTGAGAAGCTTCTCTAGCAGCGAAGTCGACGCATTATCCGAAAGAGTGGAAGCTTGTGCAAACGGCGCCGCTAAAGCGTCAGGGTGCACTGTAAAAATCACACG AGCGGTACCGTATAAAGAGTTGCGGGTGAATGAAGCCCTATCCATGGCTTACGTCAGTGAGATGGCATCgctggccaaggatgttctttacgaggaagatgagccCTCATCCGCAGGAACAGACATGG GCAACGTTTCACACGTTGTTCCAAGCTTCCACGGCATATTCGCCATCCCCACGCCCCCCGGAGTCCCTTGTCACAATCGGGCTTTTGCCGATGCGGCCGGTACTATTGAAGCTCATAGAGAAGCTGTGAAGGCTGGAAAGGGCATGGCGATGGTGGCGATTAGGGTACTCGATGATGCAGATTTGGCGGCTAGGGTGAAACATGACTTCGGTAGACGGAGCGGCTAG
- a CDS encoding Zn(2)-C6 fungal-type domain-containing protein, translating into MADDAPRPRPPPNRRRDKVQLSCDPCRHRKLRCDRHHPCGTCSRRGLTNSCNYATSSSSTPDAHRPQQSTSLHGRISELENLVVTLMKGQQLPSPPAPKSPRPTSPSLTDVLPEIPKPKKPQDEAPSPADPGTLEVRESGTSYVQSVHWEAILTKIRGLREDLVTDSKAPPGSHLFYGPNRHATRDEILAAVPPRSVVDRLMALHFDSYIVTPYLIHGKKFLREYETFWEDPSTTSIAWIGLMFSMLYIAAQLQTFAIDFPDGRAESLKAEYLTMKDGFREKAVQCLILARYTTGGPYILETLITVLTGEFILLKDGATDGWLSIGMILHLAMRMGYHRDPDHFPGISPFECEMRRRIWTTILQLDLVISLEMGLPRSATDTHIDTKSPRNLRDCDFDEDTTEMPPPRPETEWTPVLPLIARGRLITALGLICDLNTDINPPSYDEVTKIDALLEDVHNRAIPLVLRWETMPHPITDSPTVVVQRVSIETTYRKSRILLYRRSLISYPVRHPQERDKESVRICLDSALKILSFQQMLHEESQPFGRLCQLRWKVTRIFNQDVLLATSVLCLYLQDVDKFETAGQTARAEEIRRQLTISHKIWLQMSTSSAEAGKVAKALSIVLGNTEASVEDDSGPGSYDFLSDLDAIPLNEFGATFNNQCEKHIRSCRLRLTKDLTDFPSSFCSPLTFFDNVLETRGM; encoded by the exons ATGGCCGACGATGCTCCGCGTCCGCGTCCGCCGCCAAACCGACGCAGGGACAAAGTCCAGCTTTCCTGCGACCCCTGCAGGCACCGAAA GTTGAGGTGCGACAGACACCACCCATGCGGAACTTGCTCAAGGCGTGGCCTTACCAACTCGTGCAATTATGCaacgtcatcttcctctacACCCGATGCTCATCGGCCCCAACAGTCAACCAGCCTCCATGGCAGAATATCTGAACTCGAGAACCTTGTCGTGACGCTCATGAAAGGTCAACAACTGCCAAGTCCGCCCGCACCGAAATCGCCGAGACCAACCTCGCCATCACTCACAGATGTGTTGCCTGAGATCCCAAAACCAAAGAAACCCCAAGATGAAGCTCCATCCCCGGCGGACCCTGGCACTCTAGAGGTGCGTGAGTCTGGAACCAGCTATGTCCAGAGTGTCCATTGGGAGGCCATTCTTACCAAAATCAGAGGACTCAGGGAGGACTTGGTCACCGATAGCAAGGCTCCGCCTGGTTCGCACTTGTTCTATGGTCCGAACCGTCATGCGACTCGAGATGAAATACTGGCTGCTGttcctcctcgctcagtTGTTGACCGCCTCATGGCCCTTCACTTCGATTCCTACATTGTCACTCCGT ATCTCATTCATGGCAAGAAGTTTCTCCGCGAG TACGAAACTTTCTGGGAAGATCCGTCTACAACTTCAATCGCGTGGATCGGTCTCATGTTCTCCATGTTATATATTGCTGCACAGTTGCAGACCTTCGCCATCGACTTCCCCGACGGACGAGCCGAATCGCTCAAGGCGGAATATCTCACCATGAAGGATGGCTTCCGGGAGAAGGCCGTTCAGTGTCTTATTCTGGCCAGGTATACAACGGGAGGACCATATATCCTGGAAACCCTCATCACGGTCCTTACCGGAGAGTTCATACTCTTGAAAGATGGCGCTACCGATGGCTGGCTTTCGATCGGTATGATACTTCATCTTGCAATGCGCATGGGCTATCATCGGGACCCAGATCACTTTCCTGGAATATCTCCATTCGAGTGTGAGATGCGCAGACGCATCTGGACTACAATCCTTCAATTGGATCTCGTCATCTCCTTAGAGATGGGCCTTCCTCGAAGTGCCACAGATACGCACATTGATACAAAATCGCCCCGTAATCTACGCGACTGTGATTTTGACGAGGACACGACCGAGATGCCTCCGCCGAGGCCAGAAACAGAATGGACGCCGGTACTCCCTCTCATTGCAAGAGGGCGACTGATAACAGCTCTCGGCTTAATTTGCGACCTCAACACCGATATTAATCCTCCTTCCTACGACGAGgtcaccaagatcgacgCACTTCTCGAAGACGTGCACAATCGTGCTATTCCGCTCGTGCTGCGCTGGGAAACTATGCCACACCCCATCACGGATAGCCCAACCGTGGTGGTCCAGCGGGTAAGTATAGAAACGACCTACCGCAAATCACGCATCCTCCTGTACCGGAGATCTTTGATCAGCTACCCAGTTCGACACCCTCAAGAGCGGGACAAGGAATCGGTGCGAATCTGTTTAGATTCGGCACTAAAGATTCTATCTTTTCAACAGATGCTTCACGAAGAGTCTCAACCATTTGGTCGTCTGTGTCAGCTTCGATGGAAGGTCACACGTATTTTCAACCAGGATGTTCTCCTTGCAACGAGTGTACTCTGCCTCTACCTTCAAGACGTCGATAAATTTGAGACTGCAGGACAGACAGCTAGGGCTGAAGAGATTCGACGGCAACTAACCATCTCGCACAAGATTTGGCTTCAGATGAGTACGTCATCTGCGGAAGCTGGGAAAGTAGCCAAAGCTCTGAGTATCGTCCTTGGAAACACAGAAGCATCCGTCGAGGACGATAGCGGGCCCGGTTCTTACGACTTCCTGTCGGATCTTGATGCCATACCTCTGAATGAATTTGGCGCAACGTTCAACAACCAATGTGAGAAGCACATCCGGTCATGTCGATTGCGACTAACAAAAGACTTGACAGATTTTCCTTCCAGCTTCTGCTCTCCTCTTACCTTTTTTGATAATGTACTGGAAACTCGGGGGATGTAG
- a CDS encoding 2EXR domain-containing protein, with translation MWLYDYPGDSLPEEERISAMGYFLNDGSPNYFTVLPEMDLFFLQANGRELNLLQWHSLDHGHELWSPHIEFAGPKDVAIEFDPEWWASVERDERDEEGLVKTLDEFATTSILSRQIHTIWTDVTDIHDDFETDSGCLEFYKAIGEASRKLQKNPGIADETLFYGRAYFGVLACELL, from the exons ATGTGGTTGTACGACTACCCCGGCGACTCATTGCCCGAGGAGGAAAGGATTTCGGCAATGGGCTATTTCCTCAATGATGGGTCCCCGAATTATTTCACAGTTCTTCCGGAGATGGATCTGTTCTTCCTCCAGGCCAACGGCCGAGAGCTAAATTTACTTCAATGGCACAGCCttgatcatggccatgaactTTGGTCACCGCATATTGAGTTTGCTGGGCCAAAAGATGTTGCCATCGAATTCGATCCGGAATGGTGGGCCAGCGTTGAGAGAGATGAGCGGGACGAAGAAGGCCTGGTCAAGACCCTAGATGAGTTCGCTAccacatccatcttgtcccGCCAGATCCACACCATCTGGACC GATGTGACAGACATTCACGACGATTTTGAGACTGATTCTGGCTGCCTCGAATTCTACAAGGCAATAGGGGAGGCTTCCAGGAAGCTACAGAAGAATCCTGGCATTGCTGATGAGACTCTCTTCTACGGCAGAGCGTATTTTGGCGTTCTGGCGTGCGAGCTTCTCTGA
- a CDS encoding SGL domain-containing protein, translating to MSSSLAVVALGALVQSGLGLAAKVPSTAQVVDWKSFNVLENVLPPAEANDSTTFIWPGVTEKSLLEKPFHIYDDEFLDVIGSNPSLTLIATSDTDPIFHEAVVWHAPKDEVFFVQNAGAPAAGTGLNKSSIIQKISLKEAEAVRKGKLDEVTVTVVPSNPQVINPNGGTNYKGNIVFAGEGQGDDITSALYLMNPNPPYNTTVLLNNYFGRQFSSLNDVVIHPRNKELYFTDTLYGYLQDFRPPPGLRNQVYRYNFETGAVAVAADDFALPNGLTFSPDGKKAYVTDTGIALGFYGRNLSAPASVYSFDVSSDGTWGNRKTFAYTASFIPDGVHTDSAGRVYSGCGDGVHVWNPSGKLIGKIYTGAVAANFQFAGKGRMIITGQTKLFYVTLAASGVKIE from the exons ATGTCATCCTCTCTCGCTGTGGTTGCCCTCGGAGCCCTCGTCCAGTCGGGACTGGGTCTTGCCGCAAAAGTTCCTTCTACGGCCCAGGTCGTTGActggaagagcttcaacgTTCTCGAGAACGTTCTTCCTCCCGCCGAGGCCAATGATTCGACT ACCTTTATTTGGCCTGGTGTGACTGAAAAGTCTCTCCTGGAGAAGCCCTTCCACATCTACGACGATGAGTTCCTCGACGTCATTGGTTCTAATCCGTCGTTGACCCTCATCGCCACCTCTGACACGGATCCCATCTTCCACGAGGCTGTCGTCTGGCATGCTCCCAAGGATGAGGTCTTTTTTGTTCAGAACGCCGGCGCCCCTGCTGCGGGCACTGGTCTGAACAAGTCTTCCATCATCCAGAAGATCTCcctcaaggaggccgaggctgtgCGCAAGGGCAAGTTGGATGAGGTGACCGTTACTGTTGTCCCTTCCAATCCCCAGGTCATCAACCCCAACG GTGGCACCAACTACAAGGGCAACATTGTCTTTGCCGGAGAGGGTCAGGGTGACGACATCACTTCGGCTTTGTACCTGATGAACCCCAACCCTCCCTACAACACCACTG tccTCCTGAACAACTACTTCGGCCGTCAATTCAGCTCCCTCAACGACGTTGTCATTCACCCCCGCAACAAGGAGCTGTACTTCACCGACACTCTATACGGCTACCTCCAGGACTTccgccctcctcctggccTTCGCAACCAGGTCTATCGCTACAACTTTGAGACTGgtgctgtcgctgtcgctgccgACGACTTTGCTCTGCCCAACG GCCTCACCTTCTCCCCCGATGGCAAGAAGGCCTACGTCACCGACACCGGCATCGCCCTCGGTTTCTACGGCCGCAACCTCTCGGCCCCCGCCTCCGTCTACTCCTTCGACGTGAGCAGCGACGGCACCTGGGGCAACCGCAAGACCTTTGCCTACACTGCCAGCTTCATCCCCGATGGTGTCCACACTGACTCTGCTGGCCGTGTCTACTCTGGCTGCGGTGATGGTGTCCATGTCTGGAACCCCTCTGGCAAGCTGATCGGTAAGATCTACACGGGCGCTGTTGCTGCCAACTTCCAGTTTGCCGGCAAGGGACGCATGATCATTACTGGTCAGACTAAGCTGTTCTACGTCACCCTTGCTGCTTCTGGCGTGAAGATTGAGTAA